From the genome of Acropora palmata chromosome 4, jaAcrPala1.3, whole genome shotgun sequence, one region includes:
- the LOC141878483 gene encoding uncharacterized protein LOC141878483 yields MVNFCAVLGCSNRSNREKDKGYCRIPAIVSRSKPKKQALSVERRATWLARIRREDLVGDATEFYRVCGDHFISGEPSSIYDKTNPDWAPNQNLGYDFRGVSASSQERYERAQERSEKRRRGECASALLELSHQSTDDMLVKADASPSVEENRLKDCQSEITND; encoded by the exons ATGGTGAACTTTTGTGCGGTGCTTGGCTGCTCAAATCGTTCCAACAGAGAGAAGGACAAAGGATATTGTCGTATTCCCGCAATAGTGTCGAGATCGAAGCCCAAAAAGCAAGCCTTGAGCGTCGAACGTCGAGCGACTTGGCTCGCCCGTATTAGAAGGGAAGATCTTGTAGGTGACGCTACTGAATTTTACAGAGTTTGCGGTGACCATTTTATATCAG GAGAACCGTCGTCTATTTACGATAAAACCAACCCAGACTGGGCaccaaatcaaaatcttgggTATGATTTCCGTGGGGTTTCAGCGTCGAGTCAAGAACGATACGAACGAGCCCAGGAGAGAAGTGAAAAGCGAAGAAGGGGTGAATGTGCCAGTGCCTTACTTGAACTGTCTCATCAGTCAACGGATGATATGTTGGTTAAGGCTGACGCTTCACCCAGTGTTGAGGAAAACAGACTGAAAGACTGTCAGAGTGAAATTACAAATGACTAG
- the LOC141878481 gene encoding methionine adenosyltransferase 2 subunit beta-like: MAVRHRVLITGASGLLGRAILKEFSKENKWEVLGLAYSRSTGSLKKVNLLNFEETKRVIREFRPHILIHSAAERRPDVVENDEDTCLKMNVGVTKTLASTINELNTDLEVPEHFMLYISTDYVFDGKSPPYQPSDEPNPLNKYGKSKLAGEKAMEICHANGGILRVPVLYGSVEYLKESAVTVLFEALKQTDKPAKIDDYQIRYPTLVDDVGAVCRFIAEKRIADKSMTGTWHWSGTESMTKYSMVYQMADMFDLPHGHLISNPNPPTGTPRPHNTALSCTELESLMKDGGASMRTPFNQGIKQSLQSFI, translated from the exons ATGGCTGTTCGACATCGTGTCTTGATTACAGGCGCTTCTGGTCTCCTGGGACGCGCAATTTTGAAGgagttttcaaaagaaaataaatgggAAGTGCTTGGCCTGGCTTATTCTCGCTCTACAGGGAGCCTAAagaaagtgaatttgctcAATTTTGAAGAAACTAAGCGAGTCATCAGAGAGTTCAGACCACACATTTTGATCCACTCTGCTGCAGAAAGGCGACCAGACGTCGTGGAAAATGACGAGGATACctgtttgaaaatgaatgtAGGAGTAACAAAGACGTTAGCATCTACCATAAATGAGCTTAACACTGACTTAGAAGTTCCAGAACATTTTATGCTCTACATTAGCACCGATTATGTGTTCGATGGTAAAAGTCCCCCTTACCAGCCTTCCGACGAGCCCAATCCTTTGAATAAGTACGGAAAAAGTAAGTTGGCGGGAGAGAAAGCTATGGAGATATGCCATGCTAATGGAGGGATCCTCAGAGTTCCAGTTTTGTATGGGTCTGTGGAGTATCTGAAGGAGAGTGCGGTAACAG tgttGTTTGAAGCACTCAAGCAGACTGACAAACCCGCAAAAATAGATGACTATCAGATTCGCTATCCTACTCTTGTGGATGATGTAGGAGCAGTTTGCAGATTCATTGCAGAAAAACGGATTGCGGATAAGTCTATGACAGGTACATGGCATTGGAGTGGTACAGAATCCATGACAAAGTACTCCATGGTCTACCAGATGGCTGATATGTTTGACTTGCCACATGGTCACCTTATCTCTAATCCGAATCCACCGACTGGAACACCAAGGCCTCATAACACAGCCCTGAGTTGTACCGAACTGGAGTCATTGATGAAAGATGGTGGGGCAAGTATGCGCACTCCATTCAATCAAGGAATCAAACAGAGCCTCCAATcttttatttga